From a region of the Halobacteriovorax sp. HLS genome:
- a CDS encoding YkgJ family cysteine cluster protein: protein MKKAQEIEINCSSCRALCCRLEVQLIDDSDDQVPEEYTTKVNGMYTAMKQAKNGYCIALNTETMLCTIYEQRPFLCREYQAGDYDCMIEREKLKELV from the coding sequence ATGAAAAAAGCCCAAGAAATTGAAATTAATTGCTCTAGTTGCCGTGCTCTTTGCTGCAGATTAGAAGTTCAATTAATCGATGATTCTGATGATCAAGTCCCCGAAGAATACACTACTAAAGTGAATGGCATGTATACGGCCATGAAACAGGCTAAAAATGGCTACTGTATTGCTTTAAATACTGAGACAATGCTTTGTACTATCTATGAACAAAGACCCTTTCTATGTCGAGAGTATCAGGCAGGTGACTATGACTGCATGATCGAGCGAGAAAAGCTAAAAGAGCTTGTGTAA
- a CDS encoding cold-shock protein, with protein sequence MSTGTVKFFNDEKGFGFITPDDGGKDLFVHISSIDDGTLHENDKVDYEIGEGQKGPCAVQVRKL encoded by the coding sequence ATGAGTACAGGTACAGTAAAGTTTTTTAATGATGAGAAAGGTTTTGGATTTATAACTCCGGATGACGGTGGTAAAGATCTATTCGTACACATCTCTTCAATTGATGATGGAACTTTACATGAAAATGATAAAGTAGATTACGAAATCGGTGAAGGTCAAAAAGGACCTTGTGCAGTTCAAGTAAGAAAGCTTTAG
- a CDS encoding RimK/LysX family protein encodes MKKIIGWREWVELPEIGVKSVKAKVDSGARTSSLHVFDMTFYHRAGKEYAKFSVHPYQKDDKTSIVCREEVIEYRKIRSSNGQVEKRPVILTNVKLLDETWPVEITLTNRDEMGFRMLLGRTAFRKKFLVDCDKSFYSKKRVK; translated from the coding sequence TTGAAGAAAATAATTGGATGGAGAGAGTGGGTAGAGTTACCTGAGATAGGTGTTAAGTCAGTTAAAGCTAAGGTTGACTCTGGAGCTAGAACTTCTTCGCTTCATGTTTTTGATATGACATTCTATCATCGTGCAGGAAAAGAGTATGCAAAGTTTAGTGTGCACCCTTATCAAAAGGACGATAAGACTTCAATTGTTTGTAGAGAAGAAGTCATTGAATATCGTAAGATAAGAAGCTCTAACGGTCAGGTTGAAAAGAGACCTGTTATCTTAACAAATGTGAAGCTTTTAGATGAAACATGGCCAGTTGAGATCACTCTGACAAATCGTGACGAAATGGGCTTTAGAATGCTCTTAGGTAGAACGGCCTTTAGAAAGAAATTCTTAGTTGATTGTGATAAGTCTTTCTATAGTAAGAAAAGAGTTAAATAG
- a CDS encoding RimK family alpha-L-glutamate ligase — translation MKLAILSREKHNYSTKRLVEACKLRGHEVKVLNTLKFAIDLEEGDPDLYYNSKRIGHFDAVLPRIGTSVTYFGTAVVRQFQQMDVYCANSADGILNSRDKLRSFQILSKLHVGLPYTTFVKNKADVIPAIERIGGAPIVIKLLEGTQGIGVLLAHTMESATSIIELLQSQKQNILIQKFVAESKGKDIRAIVIGDQVVAAMRRVAQGQEFRSNVHRGGKTELVELSDEYKETAIRAAKILGLGIAGVDMLEGHDGPQIMEINSSPGLEGIEGCTKKDIAGAMIDYIAAQVDFPEIDIRQKLSLSKGFGVSEVYIPAESEYVGKTIVASGLKEKDVNVLTLHREGKVIPNPRGERELLAGDKLVCFGRLDSLRDLIPDKTQKRRRPKLKKLKKAPAPSVD, via the coding sequence ATGAAGTTAGCGATTCTATCTAGAGAGAAACATAATTATAGTACGAAGAGACTTGTAGAGGCATGCAAGTTGCGCGGACACGAAGTTAAGGTACTTAATACTTTGAAATTTGCAATTGATCTAGAAGAAGGTGATCCTGATTTATATTATAACTCTAAAAGAATTGGTCACTTTGATGCTGTTCTTCCACGTATTGGAACTTCGGTTACGTACTTTGGAACAGCTGTTGTTAGGCAGTTTCAACAAATGGATGTTTACTGTGCTAACTCTGCTGATGGAATTTTAAACTCAAGAGATAAGTTAAGAAGTTTTCAAATTCTTAGTAAGCTTCATGTTGGTCTTCCTTATACAACTTTTGTAAAGAATAAGGCCGATGTTATTCCTGCGATTGAGAGAATCGGCGGAGCTCCTATAGTGATTAAGTTACTTGAGGGGACACAAGGTATTGGAGTTCTTCTTGCTCATACTATGGAGTCGGCGACATCAATTATTGAACTATTGCAAAGTCAAAAACAGAATATTCTCATCCAAAAATTTGTAGCAGAAAGTAAAGGTAAAGACATACGTGCCATCGTTATTGGTGATCAAGTAGTTGCTGCTATGAGAAGAGTTGCACAAGGACAAGAATTTAGAAGTAATGTGCACAGAGGTGGTAAGACTGAACTTGTTGAGCTATCTGATGAATATAAAGAAACAGCAATTAGAGCAGCCAAGATTTTAGGCCTTGGGATCGCTGGTGTTGATATGCTTGAAGGTCACGATGGCCCACAAATTATGGAGATTAACTCTTCTCCAGGACTTGAAGGAATTGAAGGTTGTACGAAGAAAGATATCGCAGGTGCGATGATTGACTATATTGCAGCTCAAGTAGACTTCCCTGAAATTGATATCAGACAAAAGCTTTCTCTTAGTAAAGGTTTTGGTGTTTCTGAAGTCTATATTCCGGCTGAATCAGAATACGTAGGGAAAACTATTGTTGCTTCAGGATTAAAAGAAAAAGATGTAAATGTTCTTACTCTTCACAGAGAGGGAAAAGTTATTCCAAATCCAAGAGGTGAGAGAGAACTTCTTGCTGGTGATAAACTTGTTTGCTTTGGAAGACTTGATTCTTTAAGAGATCTTATTCCTGATAAAACTCAAAAAAGAAGAAGACCTAAGCTTAAAAAACTTAAGAAAGCACCGGCTCCATCAGTGGATTAG
- the dbpA gene encoding ATP-dependent RNA helicase DbpA, protein MTKNFKDFKLNESLLINLEELNFKSMTPVQEMSLPHVLDGKDVLAQAKTGSGKTAAFGLGILNQLDLSRMSIQSLVLCPTRELAEQVAKELRTLARMQKNVKVLTICGGMAQIHQENSLAHGAHIIVGTPGRVLRLIKCKALQLHRVETLVLDEADKMLDMGFYDDILTIREELVEDIQTLLFSATFPDEIKSLSKDLQEDAIEVTIDVEHDSSSIDQAFFEMNDHQQKNQALIKILANYKPERLIVFCKTKVITDNVAKLLNKEGILACAIHGDLEQNERTSVLTKFSNRSLSVLVATDVAARGLDIKDLEAVINFDLPNNAESYVHRIGRTARAGKNGQAFSLFTRKDLYILDDIEELTNLKCNIENIDDLSDEKTYDLSPPMKTMFIAGGKKSKLRPGDILGALVGEAGIAATDVGNISILNVVSFVAIKSELIDSTIQKLQNGKIKNKKFRVGLA, encoded by the coding sequence ATGACAAAAAACTTTAAAGACTTCAAATTAAACGAATCCCTTCTAATAAATCTAGAAGAGCTAAATTTCAAATCAATGACTCCTGTTCAAGAAATGAGTCTTCCTCACGTCCTAGACGGCAAAGATGTTCTTGCACAAGCAAAAACAGGAAGTGGAAAGACAGCAGCATTTGGACTAGGTATCTTAAATCAACTTGATCTTTCAAGAATGAGTATTCAGTCTCTCGTTCTTTGCCCTACAAGAGAACTAGCCGAGCAAGTTGCAAAAGAACTAAGAACCCTTGCGAGAATGCAAAAGAATGTAAAGGTCCTAACAATTTGTGGTGGAATGGCCCAGATTCATCAAGAAAATTCACTCGCGCACGGTGCACATATAATTGTAGGAACTCCAGGTAGAGTTTTAAGACTTATTAAATGTAAGGCATTACAACTCCATAGAGTTGAAACTCTTGTTCTAGATGAAGCTGACAAGATGCTTGATATGGGTTTTTACGATGATATTTTAACAATTAGAGAAGAGCTCGTAGAAGATATCCAAACACTCTTATTTTCAGCAACCTTTCCTGATGAAATTAAGTCTCTTAGTAAAGACTTACAAGAAGATGCAATAGAAGTAACTATCGATGTCGAGCATGATTCATCTTCTATTGATCAAGCCTTTTTCGAAATGAATGATCATCAACAAAAAAACCAAGCTCTAATTAAGATTCTAGCTAACTATAAGCCTGAAAGATTAATTGTATTTTGTAAGACAAAAGTCATCACTGACAATGTAGCAAAACTATTAAACAAAGAAGGTATCCTGGCCTGTGCAATACATGGAGACCTCGAACAAAATGAGAGAACATCAGTGCTTACAAAGTTCTCAAATAGAAGTCTTTCTGTTTTAGTTGCTACAGACGTAGCTGCAAGAGGACTCGATATAAAAGACTTAGAAGCTGTTATCAATTTTGATCTACCTAATAATGCTGAATCTTATGTTCACAGAATAGGTAGAACAGCACGAGCAGGAAAAAATGGACAGGCATTTAGCTTATTTACTCGAAAAGATCTCTATATTCTAGATGATATTGAAGAGCTAACAAATCTTAAATGCAATATTGAAAATATTGATGACTTAAGCGATGAGAAAACTTACGATCTGTCACCACCAATGAAGACAATGTTTATTGCTGGAGGAAAGAAGAGTAAGCTTAGACCTGGAGATATTCTGGGAGCTCTCGTTGGCGAGGCCGGTATTGCGGCTACAGATGTTGGAAATATTTCGATTCTAAATGTCGTAAGTTTTGTAGCAATCAAAAGTGAACTCATAGATTCCACAATTCAAAAGCTACAAAATGGAAAGATAAAGAACAAGAAGTTCCGAGTAGGATTAGCCTAG
- a CDS encoding heavy-metal-associated domain-containing protein: MKKIEFNVDGINCNSCVNKIKNHFADNNMISCVDVSIENKSVLIELDDSISNMATKKELEDLGFSILSMKKISNV, translated from the coding sequence ATGAAGAAAATAGAATTTAATGTAGACGGTATAAACTGTAATAGTTGTGTAAATAAGATTAAAAATCATTTTGCTGATAATAATATGATCAGTTGTGTAGATGTCTCAATTGAGAATAAGTCTGTGCTTATTGAGTTAGACGATAGCATTTCTAACATGGCAACGAAGAAAGAGCTAGAAGATCTTGGCTTTAGTATTTTAAGTATGAAGAAGATTTCTAATGTCTAA
- a CDS encoding cation-translocating P-type ATPase — translation MSKVTLAIGGMSCASCALSIEAEVKKIDGVLESSVNYATETAYFEISDDKLLDVIKSKVQSLGFSTSDELHTPTEKTSGENYLVKFYISIALSLLLFSLAMWPLMGWPNREVNWFIQLVLCLPIWAWIGLKFQKSLVRFFLTGKSNMNTLIGLGTTAAFVYSAIITVFNDASVSFGLTQKVYFEAVGFIISFVYLGNYFEERAKRKTKEALNSLFKLSSKKALVEIDSKFVEVDIDEVQKGSVLRVKPGEKFPVDGKILRGSSLIDESMITGEPVPLLKSSDDLVYSGTINGDSVIEYIATKVGKDTFLSQIIAFVEQAQGSRPKIQQFADRISSIFTPVVIAISVLTFICWFFLGPEPFWGNAISNMIAVLVIACPCALGLATPTAVVVATGRASLKGILIGGGEIIERSEKIDTIIFDKTGTITEGRPSVVEALFNNDEETTLMDIASIEQFSEHPLSNAIVKYSQDRKIPLSEPDSFEIVKGKGIIASIDEREYVIGNKLLLEESSIEFQQNLTPNEIGSYVFVACNGVHCATLVVGDKIKSTSKSVIDELKFLGIETWMITGDNEIVAEYVAKELGIEHFVANALPLEKSSYVESLQAKGKNVAMIGDGVNDAPALAKANVSMAMGTGADVAMNASDVTLVKGDLSKAIDFLKLSHGTMKIIKQNLFLSMVYNSLLIPIAAGVLVIFDGPMMPPVLASIAMGLSSISVVSNSLRIKTII, via the coding sequence ATGTCTAAAGTAACTCTTGCTATAGGTGGAATGAGTTGCGCCAGTTGTGCTCTTTCTATAGAAGCTGAAGTTAAGAAAATTGATGGAGTATTAGAAAGCAGTGTAAATTATGCTACTGAAACTGCCTACTTTGAAATTTCTGATGATAAATTACTAGATGTTATCAAGTCTAAAGTTCAAAGTTTAGGTTTCTCGACTAGTGATGAACTTCATACGCCTACTGAGAAAACAAGTGGTGAGAATTATTTAGTAAAGTTCTATATTTCTATTGCTTTGTCTTTACTTCTTTTTTCCCTTGCGATGTGGCCACTCATGGGATGGCCCAATAGGGAGGTAAATTGGTTTATTCAGCTTGTGCTATGTCTACCAATTTGGGCATGGATTGGACTTAAGTTTCAAAAGTCTTTAGTTCGATTTTTCTTAACTGGTAAGTCTAATATGAATACGCTTATCGGGCTAGGGACAACTGCTGCATTTGTCTATAGTGCAATAATAACAGTATTTAATGACGCTTCAGTTTCTTTTGGACTTACTCAAAAGGTCTATTTTGAAGCCGTAGGTTTTATTATTTCTTTTGTTTACCTTGGGAATTATTTTGAAGAAAGGGCAAAGAGGAAGACTAAAGAGGCCCTAAATTCATTGTTTAAATTATCCTCTAAGAAAGCTCTAGTAGAAATAGATTCAAAATTTGTTGAAGTGGATATTGATGAGGTTCAAAAAGGTTCTGTCTTGCGAGTGAAGCCTGGGGAGAAATTTCCTGTTGATGGAAAGATCTTGAGAGGCTCTAGCTTGATAGATGAATCTATGATTACTGGTGAGCCAGTACCATTGTTAAAAAGTAGCGATGATCTTGTTTATTCTGGAACAATTAATGGAGATAGTGTCATTGAGTATATAGCAACAAAAGTTGGGAAGGATACATTTTTGTCACAAATTATTGCTTTTGTTGAACAGGCGCAAGGATCAAGGCCAAAGATTCAACAATTTGCGGATAGGATAAGCTCTATCTTTACACCTGTTGTTATTGCAATATCAGTATTGACCTTTATTTGCTGGTTTTTCTTAGGTCCTGAACCTTTTTGGGGAAATGCTATTTCAAATATGATTGCTGTACTTGTTATCGCTTGTCCATGTGCTCTTGGCTTGGCCACTCCTACAGCTGTTGTTGTTGCGACTGGACGAGCTTCCTTAAAAGGAATTCTAATTGGAGGTGGGGAGATCATCGAAAGGTCTGAAAAAATTGATACTATCATCTTTGACAAAACAGGAACTATAACAGAAGGAAGGCCTTCCGTTGTTGAGGCCCTTTTTAATAATGATGAAGAGACGACATTGATGGATATTGCCTCTATAGAACAGTTTTCCGAGCATCCTTTATCTAATGCGATTGTAAAGTATTCACAAGATCGAAAGATACCGTTATCTGAGCCAGATTCTTTTGAAATAGTTAAAGGAAAAGGGATTATTGCAAGCATTGATGAGCGCGAGTATGTAATTGGTAATAAGTTGCTTCTAGAAGAATCATCTATTGAGTTTCAGCAAAATTTGACTCCAAATGAAATTGGTAGCTACGTATTTGTTGCTTGTAATGGTGTCCATTGTGCAACTCTTGTTGTCGGAGATAAAATTAAATCAACTTCTAAGTCGGTTATAGATGAGCTTAAATTTTTAGGTATTGAAACGTGGATGATTACAGGTGATAACGAAATTGTTGCCGAGTATGTAGCAAAAGAGCTTGGTATAGAACACTTTGTCGCCAATGCACTTCCTCTTGAGAAGTCTTCCTATGTAGAATCTTTGCAAGCAAAGGGAAAGAATGTTGCTATGATAGGTGATGGGGTAAACGATGCTCCTGCCTTAGCAAAAGCTAATGTTTCGATGGCAATGGGAACAGGTGCGGATGTTGCGATGAATGCTTCTGATGTAACACTAGTTAAGGGTGACTTATCTAAAGCAATAGATTTTTTGAAGCTTTCACACGGAACAATGAAAATAATTAAGCAGAACCTTTTTCTTTCTATGGTCTACAACTCACTTCTTATTCCAATTGCGGCAGGGGTATTGGTCATATTTGACGGGCCTATGATGCCTCCTGTTCTTGCTAGTATTGCAATGGGATTGAGTAGTATCTCGGTTGTGAGTAATAGCTTAAGGATTAAAACTATAATTTAG
- a CDS encoding heme-binding domain-containing protein yields the protein MKVIGLLFMYICSFYLYAHGGVEHDLSDIKTSESKEKNKLINELYVKNVKAIFKKACFDCHSSQTVYPSYYNLPLIKELIDKDIKDAKWHLVLDGDYPFRGHGSKLDDLSAIERNLDSSEMPPLRYRIFNSSSTLSKSEVETVRKWINQAREILK from the coding sequence GTGAAAGTTATTGGTTTGTTATTCATGTATATTTGCAGTTTCTATCTCTATGCTCATGGTGGCGTAGAGCATGACCTTTCAGATATTAAAACTAGCGAGTCTAAAGAGAAGAATAAGCTTATTAATGAGCTCTATGTCAAAAATGTAAAAGCAATTTTTAAAAAAGCGTGTTTTGATTGTCACTCTTCTCAAACAGTTTATCCAAGTTACTATAATCTTCCCTTAATTAAAGAGTTAATTGATAAGGATATTAAAGATGCTAAGTGGCATTTGGTTCTAGATGGGGATTATCCATTTCGTGGACATGGAAGTAAGTTAGATGACTTATCGGCCATTGAGCGAAACCTTGATTCTTCAGAAATGCCTCCTCTGAGGTATCGTATTTTTAACTCTAGCTCCACCCTAAGCAAGTCTGAAGTAGAGACGGTAAGAAAGTGGATTAATCAAGCAAGAGAGATTTTAAAATGA
- a CDS encoding TolC family protein, producing the protein MKFFLVVTFLLIQSKSFGLSFEQAIKNIQEHEVVKGLEHLSDSLNSESRMKSSWGDPMLKVAAKNFPIDTLKNDQTPMTGVEFGFSQKIAMSNKYGNIRDSIENLARSTKFDAKDKVQELSRMFWETLINERKVKEELFILNENLAWNGKILSISKKLYVNGKVSQQSLLDIQIRKSEIERQISNKNFELEQISERISYLINDDPKELDRKSIPWSVLSRSGKKRKDYKELSLLGKVKAKDLGVKIAKQNFIPDLTFSVGYTKRANIDNNGDFIGAAITFPIPFSDQKYANRNKEVFEKYAVERKYNNYKRLKVRESNLLQKEISKIEKELSILNTKTIVFATNSRAITSKSYGHGNATYVELLQSELQLQNILLYKVMLEAKKDIEKTNLMYIQGEALNE; encoded by the coding sequence ATGAAGTTTTTCCTAGTAGTTACATTCTTATTAATACAGTCAAAGTCCTTTGGACTTAGTTTTGAACAGGCCATTAAAAATATTCAAGAGCATGAAGTAGTCAAAGGGCTCGAACATCTCTCCGATTCTCTAAACTCTGAATCACGAATGAAGAGCTCTTGGGGGGATCCTATGCTAAAAGTTGCTGCCAAGAACTTTCCTATTGATACGCTTAAAAATGATCAGACACCTATGACAGGAGTTGAATTCGGATTTAGTCAAAAAATTGCTATGTCTAATAAATATGGAAATATTAGAGACTCTATAGAAAATCTGGCGCGGTCTACAAAATTTGATGCAAAAGATAAAGTTCAAGAGTTGTCACGGATGTTTTGGGAAACTCTAATAAATGAAAGAAAAGTAAAAGAGGAACTCTTCATTTTGAATGAGAATCTTGCATGGAATGGAAAAATCCTTAGTATCAGTAAAAAGCTCTATGTAAATGGAAAAGTTTCACAACAGTCACTACTTGATATTCAAATTAGAAAGTCTGAAATTGAAAGACAGATCAGTAATAAGAATTTTGAATTAGAACAGATCTCCGAAAGAATAAGCTATCTGATAAATGATGATCCCAAAGAGTTAGATAGAAAGAGTATTCCTTGGAGTGTTCTAAGTAGATCGGGGAAAAAAAGAAAGGATTATAAAGAACTTTCTTTACTTGGAAAAGTTAAGGCCAAGGACTTAGGAGTGAAGATTGCTAAGCAAAACTTCATTCCTGATCTAACATTCTCTGTGGGTTATACGAAGAGGGCCAATATTGATAATAATGGAGACTTTATTGGCGCCGCTATTACTTTTCCAATACCATTCTCTGATCAGAAATACGCAAATAGAAATAAAGAAGTCTTTGAAAAATATGCAGTTGAAAGAAAGTACAATAACTATAAACGTTTAAAAGTTAGAGAGAGTAACCTATTACAAAAAGAGATATCTAAGATTGAAAAAGAGCTTTCTATTTTAAATACAAAGACTATCGTCTTCGCCACTAACTCTAGGGCCATAACCTCTAAATCATATGGTCATGGGAATGCGACCTATGTTGAGCTCTTGCAAAGTGAGCTACAATTACAAAATATCTTGCTCTATAAAGTGATGCTAGAAGCAAAGAAAGATATAGAGAAAACAAATCTGATGTACATTCAAGGGGAAGCACTTAATGAATAA
- a CDS encoding efflux RND transporter periplasmic adaptor subunit, with product MNKYIHLTILLLSLISFSCSKDSSTSVEIDKSAKSEIYYTCSMHPQVKEKGPGKCPICHMNLTKVEVEQGEHDHQKEVVLKKLYRCANFPDVTSEVAGVCPIDGTEMIAEDMAPMVEDIIAKVKLRKAQMNHFFPDFFPVTPMKMNKKIRVLGSVLQSEEKESSIPARVGGRVEEVFVKSTGSLVRKGDPVLVLYSPKLITAGEEYLLAKKSFKKNKSKDFKEMLKQSEERLLQWGLKSSQFEKWAQTNTVPREITIYSNATGIVRKRNAFVGKYFKEGQNFFELSDLADVWVEMDVYEQDSALVHNGQKVDLSFNALPGETVSGVIDFVSPVLDDKSRTLKIRSTIKNEAGNLKPGMIADAVLNIEVKGLPLVIPRTAVIDTGKRKVVWVKTSKSSFVAKVIRTGYESEGYVEVKHGLMEGEEVVIEGNFLLDAQAQLFGGYEDPIRDSGTSPKSN from the coding sequence ATGAATAAATATATTCATCTAACTATTTTACTTCTATCTTTAATTTCCTTTTCTTGCTCTAAAGACTCGTCAACTTCTGTTGAAATAGACAAAAGCGCTAAGAGTGAAATCTATTACACTTGCTCTATGCATCCTCAAGTCAAAGAGAAAGGACCGGGGAAATGTCCTATATGTCATATGAATCTAACTAAAGTTGAAGTAGAGCAGGGTGAGCATGATCATCAAAAGGAAGTCGTTCTTAAGAAATTATATCGCTGTGCTAATTTTCCTGATGTCACTAGTGAAGTGGCAGGAGTTTGTCCAATCGATGGAACAGAGATGATCGCAGAAGATATGGCCCCTATGGTTGAGGATATCATTGCTAAAGTGAAGTTACGTAAGGCCCAAATGAATCACTTCTTTCCAGACTTCTTTCCTGTTACTCCAATGAAGATGAATAAAAAGATTAGAGTTTTAGGATCAGTCTTACAGTCTGAGGAAAAGGAAAGTAGTATTCCTGCACGAGTAGGCGGGAGAGTTGAAGAGGTCTTTGTTAAATCAACAGGAAGTCTTGTCCGAAAAGGAGACCCCGTTCTTGTTCTTTACAGTCCTAAACTTATAACTGCGGGTGAAGAATACTTACTAGCAAAAAAGAGCTTTAAAAAGAATAAGAGTAAAGATTTTAAAGAAATGCTTAAGCAATCTGAGGAAAGACTCCTTCAGTGGGGACTGAAATCCTCACAATTTGAGAAATGGGCGCAAACAAATACTGTTCCAAGGGAGATTACTATCTATTCTAATGCAACAGGAATAGTAAGAAAGAGAAATGCTTTTGTAGGAAAGTATTTTAAAGAAGGTCAGAACTTTTTTGAACTCTCTGATTTAGCCGATGTATGGGTTGAGATGGATGTCTATGAACAAGATTCGGCACTAGTCCATAATGGTCAGAAAGTTGATCTCAGCTTTAATGCGCTACCTGGTGAAACTGTCTCAGGGGTGATTGATTTTGTCAGTCCTGTCTTAGATGATAAATCAAGAACTCTAAAAATTAGATCCACCATTAAGAATGAAGCTGGGAATTTAAAACCCGGGATGATTGCTGATGCAGTTTTAAATATTGAAGTCAAAGGACTTCCTTTGGTTATTCCTCGCACAGCAGTTATAGATACTGGAAAAAGAAAGGTGGTTTGGGTGAAAACTTCGAAGTCAAGTTTTGTAGCGAAAGTGATAAGAACTGGCTATGAGTCTGAAGGTTACGTTGAAGTTAAGCATGGACTTATGGAAGGTGAAGAAGTTGTCATTGAGGGAAACTTTCTTCTTGATGCACAAGCACAACTCTTTGGTGGATACGAAGATCCAATTAGAGATAGCGGGACTTCTCCCAAAAGCAATTAG